The following proteins are encoded in a genomic region of Notolabrus celidotus isolate fNotCel1 chromosome 19, fNotCel1.pri, whole genome shotgun sequence:
- the LOC117830773 gene encoding UPF0729 protein C18orf32 homolog — protein MVCIPCIVIPVLLWVYKRFLEPILYPFISPIINTFWTKKAVQETGTTDQKATETKNGTCKPESNGVATANGSTIAADKKTD, from the exons ATGGTGTGCATTCCTTGCATTGTGATTCCTGTTCTGTTGTGGGTCTACAAGAGGTTCCTGGAGCCCATCCTCTACCCTTTCATTTCACCGATTATTAACACATTCTGGACCAAAAAAGCAGTCCAGGAGACGGGCACTACTGACCAAAAAGCTACTGAAACTAAGAATGGGACCTGCAAG CCTGAAAGCAATGGTGTGGCCACTGCCAATGGATCCACTATAGCAGCAGATAAGAAGACGGACTGA